The following DNA comes from Fibrobacter sp..
GTAACCGTGGTCGATACCGCCGCAAGCAATGACGCTCATCTGGGGGTAATGCTCCCGGATGTACTTCACGTTCCAGACCATGTTCTCGTAGAGAGGCCTGCCCGAAAGCCCACCGCAGTCGCCGTCGGCACGGAGAGGCATCAGGTCATCACGGGTCACGGACACCGGAAGCTCGCTGATCTTTGCCGTAGGGTAAGTGTTCCCCACCACCACGCCGTTCACGCCGGTACGCACCAGCATATCCATGATAGAAATCAAGTGTCGCTCCATCAGGTCGGGACTGAGCTTGGCATACACCGCCTTGCGGATACCCAGGCTGTTGCGGATTTTCATGATTTCTTCAAAAATCTGCTCCGAAAAGCTCATATCCAGATCTACGCGGGACTCCCCCGTATTGGGACAGCTCACGTTAATCTCGATGTAGTCAGCGGCCTTGTAGGCGATGGTAAAGCTCTCGATGATATCCTTGATTTTTTCTTCGGGGTCGGTAAGACCCGGAGTCTCTGCCACGGAGATGCCTACGCAGAGACCTGCCTTGTGGGCTTTCACCAGCTGCTCGTCCACACGCTTGGCTATAACTTCTACACCCTCGTTGTTAAGACCCATGCTGTTGTAGATGGCCCGATCATCTTCCAGAAATCCGATACGGGGGCGGTGGGTGTTTCCTTCCCTAAAATGGCGGGTGGCGGTGCCTACGGTAATGCCGCCAAAACCTACATTGGCAAAGTCCTTGATACGCAAAGCAGTCTTGTTGGCTCCGGCGGCCAAGATGATGGGACACCCGAAATACAGGGAATTGCTGTGGTCCGCAAAAGTAATGACCCGCTTCAGGGGCTTGCGCAGGTCAGGACGGCCTCCCATAAAGGGAATAAACGGTGCAAACCGCGCCGCATACTTGAAGGAGTCGTGCCTGAACTCCGGGGACTTGTGGAAAATCCGACGAATCAGCGCCAAGACCTTGTCACTGAACTGCAAATAATACTCGTGATTCGTGCATTGAAAAGTCATATTAGTTAAATTATAAAAAAAAGAGGTACTAAAGGTGGAACAGAACATAGAAAAAGAAATTCACGGGAACATGCCCCGCTACCTGGAAACCCTGATGGACCTGGTGCGCAGTCCCTCCATCAGTTTCGACAATTTTGACCAGAAGTTCGTAATCCAGTCCGCAGAGGCGGTAAAGGCCCTTTTCGAGAAAGCGGGATACACCAACATCCAGTTTTTGACCCCCAAGAGCGGAAGGCACACGGTCTATGCCGAAAGCCTCACCAGCAAAGACAAGCCTACGGTGCTCCTGTACGCCCATCACGACGTGCAGCCCCCCATGCGGGAGACCCTCTGGAATTCCAAGCCCTTCGAGCCCGTGCTGAAGGGAGACAGGCTCTACGGTCGTGGAACCGCCGACGACAAGGCGGGAATCGTCACCCACCTGGCGGCCGCCGAACAGGTCCGCAAATTGCTGGGCGACAATGGCCCGAACCTGAAGTTCATTATCGAAGGCGAAGAGGAATCGGGCAGCGAAGGCTTCGCCCAAATCCTTCGAGAAAACGCGGAACTCCTCAAGTGCGACGCCGTCATCGTGGCAGACCTGGGGAACTTCGCCAAGGGAACGCCTTCCATCACCACCACCCTCAGGGGCATGAGCGCCATCAACGTGGAACTCCGTGCCACCAAGGCACCACTCCATTCCGGAAGCTGGTCGGGCCCCATTCCGGACCCAGGGCAGGAACTCTGCAAGATTATCGCCGCCATGACCAACGCCGACGGAAGCATTACCATTCCCGGATTTTGCGACGGACTTGTTCCCCCTACCCCGGAGGAACTGGAATCCTACAAGAGCCTGGGCATGACCGAAAAGATTTTCCGCAACGACGGCGGCGTGCTGGACTCGGTCAAGCTGAAGGTCAGCGAAGAAGAAATTCTGCTGTCCCTATGGCGCCGCCCTTCCATCGTGGTGACCGCCATGCAGGTAGGGAGCCGCACCAACGCCGGAAACGTGCTGCAGGACTCAGCATACGCCCGCATAGGCATACGGCTTGCCCCCGGCATGAACGCAGACCGTTGCACACGCCTGCTGGTAGAATTTATACAAAGTAACGTTCCCGACGGCCTGGAATGCACCATCCGGGAAGAGGACGGAGCAAACCCCTTCGTGACGGACACCAGCCACCCCTTCTTCAAGGAGATGGCAAGCGCCATGACTCGAGCCTACAAGAGCGAGACCAAGTTCATTGGTTGCGGGGCGAGCATCCCCGGCGCAGAGCTGTTCCGCAAGACCTTCGGAAACATACCGATTCTGCTGACGGGCCTGGAAGACCCGGAATGTGCCGCCCATGGCGAAAACGAGAGCCTGTACGTTCCTGATTTTGAGCACGGCATCGTGGCGGAAACACTGTTCTTTGCAGGAATATGTTCAAATATGGCTTATTAATTGTGGAGGCTATATGAAAAAAAGACTTGTAGTATTGACGGGTGCTGGCATCAGCGCCGAGTCGGGACTCCGCACCTTCCGCGGGAACGACGGTATGTGGGAACACGAAAACATCGAGGACGTGTGCACTCCCGACGCACTCCGGCGTGACCCGAAAAGGGTCAAGGACTTTTACAACTTTCTGCGGAAG
Coding sequences within:
- a CDS encoding M20/M25/M40 family metallo-hydrolase: MEQNIEKEIHGNMPRYLETLMDLVRSPSISFDNFDQKFVIQSAEAVKALFEKAGYTNIQFLTPKSGRHTVYAESLTSKDKPTVLLYAHHDVQPPMRETLWNSKPFEPVLKGDRLYGRGTADDKAGIVTHLAAAEQVRKLLGDNGPNLKFIIEGEEESGSEGFAQILRENAELLKCDAVIVADLGNFAKGTPSITTTLRGMSAINVELRATKAPLHSGSWSGPIPDPGQELCKIIAAMTNADGSITIPGFCDGLVPPTPEELESYKSLGMTEKIFRNDGGVLDSVKLKVSEEEILLSLWRRPSIVVTAMQVGSRTNAGNVLQDSAYARIGIRLAPGMNADRCTRLLVEFIQSNVPDGLECTIREEDGANPFVTDTSHPFFKEMASAMTRAYKSETKFIGCGASIPGAELFRKTFGNIPILLTGLEDPECAAHGENESLYVPDFEHGIVAETLFFAGICSNMAY
- a CDS encoding dihydroorotate oxidase: MTFQCTNHEYYLQFSDKVLALIRRIFHKSPEFRHDSFKYAARFAPFIPFMGGRPDLRKPLKRVITFADHSNSLYFGCPIILAAGANKTALRIKDFANVGFGGITVGTATRHFREGNTHRPRIGFLEDDRAIYNSMGLNNEGVEVIAKRVDEQLVKAHKAGLCVGISVAETPGLTDPEEKIKDIIESFTIAYKAADYIEINVSCPNTGESRVDLDMSFSEQIFEEIMKIRNSLGIRKAVYAKLSPDLMERHLISIMDMLVRTGVNGVVVGNTYPTAKISELPVSVTRDDLMPLRADGDCGGLSGRPLYENMVWNVKYIREHYPQMSVIACGGIDHGYKIYDLIKMGVDAVQCYSVVAFRWMAAHAMRAELMDAMLNDGYKSLGEYDDRNPKK